GCGTGCTATGGTTTTGTATGTTATGCGTCATACACGCATCGCCGCCACTGACCTTGGACCATCCCAGCTGTTGCTGCTTTTGCTTCAGCTGACCGCGATGGCCGTCCTGACGGGCAGCGTGGACAGGCGTTATGATCACCACTTGCTGGGCACGAGCTTGGTGTGGAACAGTTCTTACGACCCACGAGCTGTCATCCACAGTCGGTTTCAGATGACCCGAGCCGGGCGCGTGATAGTCGTGTCCCCGCGCTTCCGGCCCGGCGTCCCGTTCACATTGGGCTCGTTCCGAACCGCTGGAACCGGGGATAGGTGTATCGTCGAACCGGATGTGCTGCCACTGCCTTTTACGCCCCACGCGCACCAGGCCAAAACTCGGACATCGCCGGCAAGCAAAGACTCGGCCCCGGCCCCGCTCGTCAATGTCATCGACCTCAGCATCGAAGACATCACTGACGTGGTGTGGTTGTTGGACGCGGGCTTGGTGGACACGATGACCGGCAGTCCGAGACGTGTTTCCCCGGCTAAGGTCGTCAGGCTGGAAATTGACGACGATCAGGACCACCGAGGACCGCCAAAGGTACGTTCCCACGATACCGTATATGCCGTACTCGCACCGCACCGTGTAATGCATTTTTTCAAGTGTAATCATTGACACTTGTTGATTTTTTCCGCAGTCGTCGTACAAGACGTTCGAGATCAAGACAGTGGCGGCCGATACCGCGGACGATTGCAGCGAGGCCTCGTCGTGTTTGCAGTACATCGTGACGTACCGTTCTCGGACTGGAGAACGCAACCATTACGCTTTCGTATCAGATGCAGCCCGAAGTACGGTGCTGGTGCTCAACACGGACACGGGAGCCCAGTGGGCCATGGACTTTCCACAAAAGGCGACGGGACACGAAGCGGCGCCGCGGGATATATTGTTCATGGTGCTTCTGCGGATGGCCAACGGTCAGACATGGCTATACACCACGTTCATGTCCGGTTGCAAAGTGTTCGCCGTCGACCTCGAGTACATCGATCGGTGTACGTTGGACGGGGCCCAGCCAGCGATTGTCGAAGTGGGACACAAACCGTACCGGATCACGGTGCTCGGTACGGACACCGGTAGCCGTATGTACTTCCGACGGCCCACCGAGAACGAAATATGGGCGTGGGACGCCAACTATGGCCCATTTCACCCCCTTGGCTTCAAACTGGTGTCCAAGGGAACGGACTGCCGGGCCCCGGTGCACGTGGCCCCCGGCTACGGTGGTTTCATTTACGTGCTCAAGAACAACTTTGCCGACTACGTGCGCAAAAGCACCGGTTCGATGGGTGCTTACAGCCTCATACACCCTGTGATCACGTTGCCCTCGTACTGTTCGATATCCACGACTACCGCGGTGCCGTCCAAAGCCGATGGTTGCGTGTGTCCGCTGACTTGACCTGATATTTTCGTCGACtccaataactatataattttatattttcgccTCTCGCTTTTCGCTTTTct
This portion of the Acyrthosiphon pisum isolate AL4f chromosome A1, pea_aphid_22Mar2018_4r6ur, whole genome shotgun sequence genome encodes:
- the LOC103309112 gene encoding uncharacterized protein LOC103309112; its protein translation is MVLYVMRHTRIAATDLGPSQLLLLLLQLTAMAVLTGSVDRRYDHHLLGTSLVWNSSYDPRAVIHSRFQMTRAGRVIVVSPRFRPGVPFTLGSFRTAGTGDRCIVEPDVLPLPFTPHAHQAKTRTSPASKDSAPAPLVNVIDLSIEDITDVVWLLDAGLVDTMTGSPRRVSPAKVVRLEIDDDQDHRGPPKSSYKTFEIKTVAADTADDCSEASSCLQYIVTYRSRTGERNHYAFVSDAARSTVLVLNTDTGAQWAMDFPQKATGHEAAPRDILFMVLLRMANGQTWLYTTFMSGCKVFAVDLEYIDRCTLDGAQPAIVEVGHKPYRITVLGTDTGSRMYFRRPTENEIWAWDANYGPFHPLGFKLVSKGTDCRAPVHVAPGYGGFIYVLKNNFADYVRKSTGSMGAYSLIHPVITLPSYCSISTTTAVPSKADGCVCPLT